The Paraburkholderia sp. ZP32-5 genome includes a window with the following:
- a CDS encoding AraC family transcriptional regulator, which yields MEPDLEIVAVRHDESFKVWSHGYPYRTVRWHFHPEYEIHLIVATTGKMFVGDHIGSFAPGNLVLMGPNLPHNWVSDVPEGESVAQRNLVVQFGQEFVSNCFDSFPEWRQVDALLADSRRGLSFGSQTSARIQPLFLELLAARGLRRLVLFMSMLEILMNAQDRDTLASPAYQADPTSFSATRINHVLAYIGKNLANELRESELAQLAGQSVSAFSRYFRRHTGLPFVQYVNRMRINLACQLLTDDALSVTDICFKAGFNNLSNFNRQFLAVKGMAPSTFRRYQQLNDASRDASEEAAAHGRGIDNAPSIVLAPGLPRSGVAYPLT from the coding sequence GTGGAACCTGATCTCGAAATCGTGGCGGTACGCCACGACGAATCGTTCAAGGTGTGGTCGCATGGCTACCCGTATCGCACGGTGCGCTGGCACTTTCACCCCGAATACGAGATTCATCTGATCGTCGCGACCACCGGCAAGATGTTCGTCGGCGATCACATCGGCAGCTTCGCGCCCGGCAACCTGGTGCTGATGGGCCCGAACCTGCCGCACAACTGGGTCAGCGACGTGCCCGAGGGCGAGAGCGTCGCGCAACGCAATCTGGTCGTGCAATTCGGTCAGGAGTTCGTGTCGAACTGCTTCGACAGCTTTCCGGAGTGGCGTCAGGTCGATGCGTTGCTCGCCGACTCGCGCCGCGGATTGTCGTTCGGCTCGCAGACCTCCGCGCGGATCCAGCCGCTCTTTCTCGAACTGCTCGCGGCGCGCGGACTGCGCCGCCTCGTGCTATTCATGTCGATGCTCGAGATCCTGATGAACGCGCAGGATCGCGACACGCTCGCGAGCCCCGCGTACCAGGCCGATCCGACCAGCTTCTCGGCGACGCGCATCAATCATGTGCTCGCGTATATCGGCAAGAACCTCGCCAACGAGTTGCGCGAATCCGAACTCGCGCAACTGGCCGGACAGAGCGTCAGCGCGTTTTCGCGTTATTTCCGCCGCCACACCGGGCTGCCGTTCGTGCAGTACGTGAACCGGATGCGCATCAATCTCGCGTGCCAGTTGCTGACCGACGACGCGCTGAGCGTGACCGACATCTGCTTCAAGGCGGGTTTCAACAACCTGTCGAATTTCAACCGGCAGTTTCTCGCGGTGAAGGGTATGGCGCCGTCGACATTCCGCCGCTACCAGCAACTGAACGATGCAAGCCGCGATGCTTCCGAGGAGGCGGCCGCACATGGCAGGGGCATCGACAACGCGCCATCGATTGTGCTGGCGCCGGGATTGCCGCGTAGCGGCGTCGCTTATCCGCTCACTTAG
- a CDS encoding ABC transporter permease has protein sequence MNTPNPSSPPKTSTVTSDTPGAPVRFSWSAIKRSTLFYPFVGLLVVCIVMVFASDSFLSAANIENVLRQVSINAIIAVGMTCVILTGGIDLSVGSVMALSGTLAAGLMVAGINAVAALAVGIAIGLGFGAANGFFVAFAGMPPIIVTLATMGIARGLALIYTGGYPIDGLPDWVGFFGSGKILGIQAPVVIMVVVYAIAWVLLERMPFGRYVYAIGGNEQATRLSGVRVARVKLLVYTLAGLTSAFAAIVLTARLMSGQPNAGVGFELDAIAAVVMGGTSISGGRGSILGTLIGALLLGVLNNGLNMVGVNPYVQNVIKGGIILLAIYISRDRRK, from the coding sequence ATGAACACGCCTAATCCTTCTTCGCCGCCGAAAACGTCCACCGTCACGAGCGATACGCCGGGCGCGCCGGTGCGCTTCAGCTGGTCCGCGATAAAACGCTCGACGCTGTTCTATCCGTTCGTCGGTTTGCTGGTCGTGTGCATCGTGATGGTGTTCGCGAGCGACAGCTTTCTGTCCGCGGCGAACATCGAGAACGTGCTGCGCCAGGTGTCGATCAACGCGATCATCGCGGTCGGCATGACCTGCGTGATCCTGACCGGCGGCATCGATCTGTCGGTCGGCTCGGTGATGGCGCTGTCGGGCACGCTCGCGGCCGGCTTGATGGTGGCCGGCATCAACGCGGTGGCCGCGCTCGCGGTCGGCATTGCAATCGGTCTCGGCTTCGGCGCGGCCAATGGCTTTTTCGTCGCGTTCGCCGGCATGCCGCCGATCATCGTCACGCTCGCGACGATGGGCATCGCGCGCGGTCTCGCGCTGATCTACACGGGCGGCTATCCGATCGACGGGCTGCCCGACTGGGTCGGTTTCTTCGGCAGCGGCAAGATTCTCGGCATCCAGGCGCCGGTCGTGATCATGGTGGTGGTCTATGCGATCGCGTGGGTGCTGCTCGAACGGATGCCGTTCGGGCGCTACGTGTACGCGATCGGCGGCAACGAACAGGCGACCCGGCTCTCCGGCGTGCGCGTCGCGCGCGTGAAGCTGCTGGTCTACACGCTCGCGGGCCTGACTTCCGCGTTTGCGGCGATCGTGCTGACCGCGCGGCTGATGAGCGGTCAGCCGAACGCCGGTGTCGGCTTCGAGCTCGATGCGATCGCCGCCGTCGTGATGGGCGGCACGTCGATTTCCGGCGGCCGCGGTTCGATCCTCGGCACGTTGATCGGCGCGCTGCTGCTCGGCGTGCTGAACAACGGCCTGAACATGGTCGGCGTGAATCCCTACGTACAGAACGTGATCAAGGGCGGAATCATTCTGCTTGCGATCTACATCAGCCGCGACCGCAGAAAGTAA
- a CDS encoding SDR family oxidoreductase — MNVTFDFSGRSILVTGASSGIGRATVEALCASGASVVAAARNVNELARLAEETGCEPLMLDVSDEAAIDEAFSSLDPFDGLVNCAGIALLERAVDTTAASFDRVMAVNTRGAVLVAKHAARAMLDARRTGSIVNVSSQAALVALDEHLSYSASKAALDAVTRALCIELGPSGIRVNSVNPTVTLTPMAVHAWSDPAKRDPALQAIPLRRFAEPAEVAAPILFLLSDAASMISGVCLPIDGGYTAR; from the coding sequence ATGAACGTCACTTTCGATTTTTCCGGTCGCTCGATTCTGGTGACGGGTGCGTCCAGCGGTATCGGCCGTGCGACGGTCGAAGCGCTGTGTGCAAGCGGCGCGTCGGTCGTCGCGGCGGCGCGCAACGTGAACGAACTCGCGCGCCTCGCCGAGGAAACCGGCTGCGAGCCGCTGATGCTCGACGTCAGCGACGAAGCGGCGATCGACGAAGCGTTTTCATCGCTCGATCCGTTCGATGGGTTGGTCAATTGCGCGGGCATCGCGTTGCTCGAACGCGCGGTCGATACGACGGCCGCGAGCTTCGACCGCGTGATGGCGGTCAATACGCGCGGCGCGGTACTGGTCGCGAAGCATGCCGCGCGCGCGATGCTCGATGCGCGGCGCACGGGCAGCATCGTCAACGTATCGAGCCAGGCGGCGCTCGTCGCGCTCGACGAGCATCTGAGCTATTCGGCGTCGAAGGCCGCGCTCGATGCGGTCACGCGCGCGCTATGCATCGAGCTGGGGCCGAGCGGGATTCGCGTGAACAGCGTGAACCCGACCGTTACGCTGACGCCGATGGCTGTGCACGCGTGGAGTGATCCCGCGAAACGCGATCCGGCTTTGCAGGCGATTCCGCTCAGGCGGTTTGCCGAGCCCGCGGAAGTGGCCGCACCGATCCTGTTTTTGCTGAGCGATGCGGCGTCGATGATCAGCGGTGTTTGCCTGCCGATCGATGGGGGGTATACGGCGCGGTAG
- a CDS encoding substrate-binding domain-containing protein yields the protein MSVAQSAQAAQAAPLKIGMTFQELNNPYFVTMQKALNDAAASVGATVVVTDAHHDVSKQVSDVEDMLQKKIDILLVNPTDSTGIQSAVTSAKKAGVVVVAVDANANGPVDSFVGSKNYDAGMMACEYLAKSIGGSGEVAILDGIPVVPILERVRGCKAALAKSPGVKLVDTQNGKQERATALSVTENMIQAHPNLKGVFSVNDGGSMGALSAIESSGKDIKLTSVDGAPEAIAAIEKPNSKFVETSAQFPADQVRIALGVALAKKWGANVPKAIPVDVKMIDKSNAKGFSW from the coding sequence ATGTCGGTCGCGCAAAGTGCGCAAGCCGCGCAGGCCGCGCCGCTGAAAATCGGCATGACCTTCCAGGAGCTGAACAACCCGTATTTCGTAACGATGCAAAAGGCGTTGAACGATGCGGCCGCATCGGTCGGCGCGACGGTGGTCGTCACCGATGCGCATCACGACGTCAGCAAGCAGGTCAGCGACGTCGAGGACATGCTGCAGAAGAAGATCGACATCCTGCTCGTCAATCCGACCGATTCGACCGGCATCCAGTCGGCGGTGACGTCGGCGAAGAAGGCCGGCGTGGTGGTCGTCGCGGTCGATGCGAATGCAAACGGTCCGGTCGATTCGTTCGTCGGCTCGAAGAACTACGACGCGGGCATGATGGCCTGCGAATACCTGGCGAAGTCGATCGGCGGCAGCGGCGAGGTGGCGATTCTCGACGGCATTCCGGTCGTGCCGATTCTCGAACGCGTGCGCGGCTGCAAGGCGGCGCTCGCGAAATCGCCGGGCGTGAAGCTGGTCGACACGCAGAACGGCAAGCAGGAACGCGCGACCGCGCTGTCCGTCACCGAGAACATGATTCAGGCGCATCCGAACCTGAAGGGCGTATTCAGCGTCAACGACGGCGGCTCGATGGGCGCGCTGTCGGCGATCGAATCGTCGGGCAAGGACATCAAGCTGACCAGTGTCGACGGCGCGCCGGAAGCGATCGCCGCGATCGAGAAGCCGAACTCGAAATTCGTCGAGACGTCCGCGCAATTCCCGGCCGACCAGGTGCGCATCGCGCTGGGTGTCGCGCTCGCGAAGAAGTGGGGTGCCAATGTGCCGAAGGCGATTCCGGTCGACGTGAAGATGATCGACAAGAGCAACGCGAAGGGCTTCAGCTGGTAA
- the xylB gene encoding xylulokinase has protein sequence MYLGIDLGTSEVKVLLLASDGRVIGTAGSPFTVSRPHQRWAEQNPEDWWAGTREALAALRARHPDEFAQIRGIGLSGQMHGAVLLDAQDRVLRPAILWNDMRSDKECAELTERAPELHSVAGNLAMPGFTAPKLLWVARHEPDIFARTACVLLPKDYLRLQLTGGKVSDPSDAAGTLWLDVAKRDWSDALLAACNMTRAQMPALREGSAPAGTLLPALAREFGLSEDVIVAAGGGDNATSAIGIGATQPGDGFVSLGTSGVLCVVGDSFRPNPASAVHAFCHAIPDRWHQMSVVLSAASCLRWVCKLTSTDEPTLLAEIDALPADALATAPLFLPYLSGERTPHNDPYAQGVFFGMNHATDRALLGYAVLEGVTLALTDGLDALRAAGTEAKVLSLLGGGARSDYWAQLLADALDTTTVKHGGGETGAALGAARLGWLAAGGDPATVLTKPPVEKEFTPNPRRHAELRTRLEAYRALYRHVRPLFDPARTPLA, from the coding sequence ATGTACTTAGGCATCGACCTCGGCACGTCCGAAGTAAAAGTTCTGCTGCTCGCTTCCGACGGACGCGTGATCGGCACCGCGGGCTCTCCGTTTACCGTTTCGCGGCCGCATCAGCGCTGGGCCGAGCAGAATCCCGAGGACTGGTGGGCGGGCACGCGCGAGGCGCTCGCCGCATTGCGCGCGCGTCACCCGGACGAATTCGCGCAGATTCGCGGCATCGGCCTGTCCGGGCAGATGCACGGCGCGGTACTGCTCGATGCACAGGACCGCGTGCTGCGGCCAGCGATCCTGTGGAACGACATGCGCAGCGACAAGGAATGCGCGGAGCTGACCGAGCGCGCGCCGGAGTTGCACAGCGTTGCCGGCAATCTGGCGATGCCCGGTTTCACCGCGCCGAAGCTGCTATGGGTTGCTCGTCACGAACCGGATATCTTTGCGCGCACCGCCTGCGTGCTGCTGCCGAAAGATTATTTGCGCCTGCAACTGACCGGCGGCAAGGTGTCCGATCCATCGGATGCGGCCGGCACGCTGTGGCTCGATGTCGCGAAGCGCGACTGGTCCGACGCGCTGCTGGCCGCCTGCAACATGACGCGCGCGCAGATGCCCGCGCTGCGCGAGGGCAGCGCACCGGCCGGCACGCTGCTGCCCGCGCTCGCACGCGAATTCGGCCTGAGCGAGGACGTGATCGTCGCGGCCGGCGGCGGCGACAACGCGACCAGCGCGATCGGCATCGGCGCGACGCAGCCGGGCGACGGCTTCGTGTCGCTCGGCACGTCGGGCGTGCTGTGCGTGGTCGGCGACAGCTTCCGGCCGAATCCGGCCTCGGCCGTGCACGCGTTCTGTCATGCGATTCCGGATCGCTGGCATCAGATGAGCGTGGTGCTGTCGGCGGCAAGCTGTCTGCGCTGGGTCTGCAAGCTGACGTCCACCGACGAGCCGACGCTGCTCGCCGAAATCGATGCACTGCCCGCCGATGCGCTCGCGACCGCGCCGCTCTTTTTGCCGTATCTGTCGGGCGAACGGACGCCGCATAACGACCCGTACGCGCAAGGCGTGTTCTTCGGCATGAACCACGCGACCGATCGCGCGCTGCTCGGCTATGCGGTGCTCGAAGGCGTGACGCTCGCGCTCACCGACGGGCTCGATGCACTGCGCGCGGCCGGCACCGAGGCCAAGGTGCTGTCGCTGCTCGGCGGCGGCGCACGCAGCGATTACTGGGCGCAACTGCTCGCCGATGCACTCGATACGACCACGGTCAAACACGGCGGCGGCGAGACCGGCGCGGCGCTCGGTGCCGCGCGGCTCGGCTGGCTCGCCGCGGGTGGCGATCCGGCCACGGTGCTGACCAAGCCGCCCGTCGAAAAGGAGTTCACGCCGAATCCGCGCCGCCACGCGGAACTGCGCACGCGGCTCGAAGCGTATCGCGCGCTGTATCGCCATGTACGGCCGCTGTTCGATCCCGCGCGCACGCCGCTCGCCTGA
- a CDS encoding sugar ABC transporter ATP-binding protein yields the protein MDTILKLDNISKSFPGVKALQGIHLDIARGEIHALLGENGAGKSTLMKILCGIYQPDEGTITLDGEQRHFANYHDAVAAGVGIVFQEFSLIPYLNAVENMFLGREMRTRFGMLERTKMRRAAAAIFARLGVAIDLSVPIRELSVAQQQFVEIGKALSLDARVLILDEPTATLTPAEAAHLFTIMRELKQQGVAMIFISHHLEEIFEVCDRITVLRDGQYVGMTEVAQSDVSRLVQMMVGRRIESSFPPKPTLRADAKIVLDVVRLQLFKDSPELSFTLREGEILGFAGLVGSGRTETALAVIGADRAYVKEIRVNGAAAKLADPADALRAGVGILPESRKTEGLIIDFSIKQNISINNLGKYRSLRFFIDQRGEARATADIMKRVGVKAPTMHTEVATLSGGNQQKVVIARWLNHHTNILIFDEPTRGIDVGAKAEIYLLMRELTARGYSIIMISSELPEIVGMCDRVAVFRQGRIEAMLEGDAIESNAVMTYATAGSLGANHEHA from the coding sequence ATGGACACGATCCTCAAGCTCGACAACATCAGCAAAAGCTTTCCCGGCGTGAAGGCGCTGCAGGGCATTCACCTCGATATCGCGCGCGGCGAGATTCACGCGCTGCTCGGCGAGAACGGCGCGGGAAAGTCGACGCTGATGAAGATTCTGTGCGGCATCTACCAGCCCGACGAAGGCACGATCACGCTCGACGGCGAGCAGCGCCATTTCGCCAACTATCACGATGCGGTGGCCGCGGGCGTCGGTATCGTGTTTCAGGAATTCAGCCTGATTCCGTATCTGAACGCGGTGGAGAACATGTTTCTCGGCCGCGAAATGCGGACCCGCTTCGGCATGCTGGAGCGCACGAAGATGCGGCGCGCGGCCGCGGCGATTTTCGCGCGGCTCGGTGTCGCGATCGATCTGTCGGTGCCGATTCGGGAACTCTCCGTCGCGCAGCAGCAGTTCGTCGAAATCGGCAAGGCGTTGTCGCTCGATGCGCGCGTGCTGATTCTCGACGAGCCGACCGCGACGCTGACACCGGCCGAAGCCGCGCATCTGTTCACGATCATGCGTGAGCTGAAGCAGCAGGGTGTTGCGATGATCTTCATCTCGCATCACCTCGAAGAGATTTTCGAGGTGTGCGACCGGATCACGGTGCTGCGCGACGGCCAGTACGTCGGCATGACCGAGGTCGCGCAATCGGACGTGAGCCGGCTCGTGCAGATGATGGTCGGGCGCCGCATCGAAAGCAGCTTTCCGCCGAAGCCGACGCTTCGCGCCGATGCGAAGATCGTGCTCGACGTCGTGCGGCTGCAGCTGTTCAAGGACAGCCCTGAATTGAGCTTTACGCTGCGCGAAGGCGAAATTCTCGGCTTTGCGGGACTGGTCGGCTCGGGACGCACCGAGACCGCGCTCGCGGTGATCGGTGCCGATCGCGCGTACGTGAAGGAGATTCGCGTGAACGGCGCGGCGGCGAAACTCGCCGATCCGGCCGATGCGTTGCGCGCGGGGGTCGGCATTTTGCCGGAGAGCCGCAAGACCGAAGGGCTGATCATCGACTTCTCGATCAAGCAGAACATCTCGATCAACAACCTCGGCAAGTACCGCTCGCTACGCTTCTTTATCGACCAGCGCGGCGAGGCACGGGCGACCGCCGACATCATGAAGCGCGTCGGCGTGAAGGCGCCGACGATGCACACCGAAGTCGCGACGCTATCGGGCGGCAACCAGCAAAAGGTCGTGATCGCGCGCTGGCTCAATCACCACACCAACATCCTGATCTTCGACGAACCGACGCGCGGCATCGACGTCGGCGCGAAGGCCGAAATCTATCTGCTGATGCGCGAACTGACCGCGCGCGGCTACTCGATCATCATGATCTCGTCCGAGTTGCCGGAGATCGTCGGCATGTGCGACCGCGTCGCCGTATTCCGGCAGGGCCGCATCGAAGCGATGCTCGAAGGCGACGCGATCGAATCGAACGCCGTGATGACCTATGCGACCGCCGGTTCGCTCGGAGCCAATCATGAACACGCCTAA
- a CDS encoding FGGY-family carbohydrate kinase, translating into MNYVIGVDIGTQSTKALLVDQHGAIVAQHASSYQPDTPKPLWAEQWPAVWVKAVVECVAACVSDAKAAGVAASSIKALCVSSLYGGSGIPVDSDMRPLAPCLIWMDRRATAQVDWVREHIDVERLCTITGNGVDSYYGYTKMLWLRENEPDVWAHTRYFLPPNAYVIYLLTGEVAVDHSAAGNIGGVYDIAKRDWSDEALDMLGIPATMMPERLVESSDVVGGLLSQWTAQLGLDAGTAIVAGGVDAAVATFAAGVTRAGQHVAMIGTSMCWGYINQHVDARHGLVSMPHVFNGQHDLYVFGGAITAGASVAWFREQFCHAEIEAARAMPHGDPHRLLEESAAKVPAGSDGVLFLPYLMGERSPVWDAKASGAFVGLSLFHTRAHLYRAVLEGVSFALKHNIEAGRKGAPSLNDKLIVVGGAAHSDLWMQIIADVTGYPVYTIEQDVEAAMGAALLAAFGVGLISREAAQGGWVTLVERAQPDAQRMALYERCFGVYTDLYPALKPVMHRLQSS; encoded by the coding sequence ATGAACTACGTCATCGGCGTCGATATCGGCACGCAGAGCACGAAGGCGCTACTGGTCGATCAGCACGGCGCGATCGTCGCGCAGCACGCGTCGAGCTATCAACCCGATACGCCAAAGCCGCTGTGGGCCGAACAATGGCCCGCGGTGTGGGTCAAGGCGGTGGTCGAGTGCGTGGCTGCCTGTGTGAGCGACGCGAAAGCAGCCGGCGTCGCCGCGAGTTCGATCAAGGCGCTGTGCGTGAGCAGCCTGTACGGCGGCTCGGGCATTCCGGTCGACAGCGACATGCGGCCACTCGCACCGTGTCTGATCTGGATGGACCGGCGCGCGACCGCGCAGGTCGACTGGGTGCGCGAGCACATCGATGTCGAACGACTCTGTACGATCACTGGCAATGGCGTGGACAGCTACTACGGCTACACGAAGATGTTGTGGCTGCGCGAAAACGAGCCCGACGTATGGGCACATACGCGCTATTTCCTGCCGCCGAACGCGTACGTGATCTACCTGCTGACCGGCGAGGTGGCGGTCGATCATAGTGCGGCCGGCAATATCGGTGGTGTGTACGACATCGCAAAGCGCGACTGGTCGGACGAAGCGCTCGACATGCTCGGCATTCCCGCGACGATGATGCCCGAGCGCCTGGTTGAATCGTCGGACGTGGTGGGCGGCTTGCTATCGCAATGGACCGCGCAGCTCGGGCTCGACGCCGGCACCGCGATCGTCGCGGGCGGCGTCGATGCGGCGGTGGCGACGTTCGCGGCCGGCGTCACGCGCGCGGGTCAGCACGTCGCGATGATCGGCACCAGCATGTGCTGGGGCTATATCAATCAGCATGTCGACGCGCGGCATGGCCTCGTCAGCATGCCGCATGTGTTCAACGGCCAACACGACCTGTATGTGTTCGGCGGCGCGATTACCGCCGGGGCATCGGTGGCGTGGTTTCGCGAGCAGTTCTGTCATGCGGAGATCGAAGCCGCGCGCGCGATGCCGCACGGCGATCCGCATCGGCTGCTCGAAGAGTCGGCCGCGAAGGTGCCTGCGGGCTCCGATGGCGTGCTGTTTCTGCCGTATCTGATGGGCGAGCGCAGTCCGGTGTGGGATGCGAAAGCGAGCGGCGCGTTCGTCGGCTTGAGCCTTTTTCATACGCGCGCGCATCTGTATCGCGCGGTGCTGGAAGGCGTGTCGTTCGCGCTGAAGCACAACATCGAGGCGGGCCGCAAAGGCGCGCCGTCGCTCAACGACAAGCTGATCGTGGTCGGCGGCGCCGCGCATTCGGACCTGTGGATGCAGATCATCGCGGATGTCACCGGTTATCCGGTCTACACGATCGAACAGGACGTCGAGGCCGCGATGGGCGCCGCGCTGCTCGCGGCGTTCGGTGTCGGACTGATCTCGCGCGAAGCCGCGCAGGGTGGCTGGGTCACGCTGGTCGAACGCGCGCAACCGGACGCACAGCGCATGGCGTTATACGAACGATGCTTCGGCGTGTACACGGATCTCTATCCGGCGTTGAAGCCGGTCATGCATCGGTTGCAATCATCATGA
- the dalD gene encoding D-arabinitol 4-dehydrogenase has product MNSGQGSGAAAHVILHIGAGSFHRAHQAWYLHRLNEAKAAGEPHWSLTVGNIRGDMNAVLDALAAQNGVYTLETVTPKGERAYETIRSIERVLPWSESLDGLIEAGADPACKIIAFTVTEGGYYLDEHDRLDLANPDLAADLAGGHTTIYGALAAILDARMKRGAGAVTLQTCDNLRSNGERFHAGMSEFLQRRGAKDLAQWFDANTSCPCSMVDRITPRPTPDVRERVKAATGVDDASPVMGEAFIQWVIEDRFVAGRPAWEKAGAEMVESVLPYEEAKIRILNAPHSCIAWAGTLVGLNYIHEGTLDDDIRQFAYDYVTEDVIPCLSPSPLDLERYRDVVLERFSNPHILDTNQRVAADGFSKLPGFIAPTLAECFERGVTPAATAVLPALFFRFLERWHTGKLPYAYQDGVMDERVAHGFFTAPDPLRAFAADKLLWGRMAQTPELEAALAGALARVDAWLAKRGAA; this is encoded by the coding sequence ATGAACAGCGGGCAAGGCAGCGGCGCGGCCGCACACGTGATCCTGCATATCGGCGCGGGGTCGTTTCATCGCGCGCATCAGGCGTGGTATCTGCATCGGCTCAACGAAGCGAAAGCCGCGGGCGAGCCGCACTGGTCGCTGACGGTCGGCAATATCCGTGGCGACATGAACGCGGTGCTCGACGCGCTCGCCGCGCAGAACGGCGTCTATACGCTCGAAACCGTGACGCCGAAAGGCGAGCGCGCATACGAGACGATCCGCTCGATCGAGCGCGTGCTGCCGTGGAGCGAAAGCCTCGACGGGCTGATCGAGGCCGGCGCCGATCCGGCCTGCAAGATCATCGCGTTCACGGTGACCGAAGGCGGCTATTACCTCGACGAGCACGACCGGCTCGACCTCGCGAACCCGGACCTCGCCGCCGATCTCGCCGGCGGCCATACGACGATCTACGGCGCGCTCGCGGCGATTCTCGATGCACGCATGAAACGCGGCGCGGGCGCCGTCACGCTGCAGACCTGCGACAACCTGCGCAGTAACGGCGAGCGCTTTCACGCGGGAATGAGCGAGTTTCTGCAGCGACGCGGCGCGAAGGATCTCGCGCAATGGTTCGACGCCAACACGTCGTGCCCATGCTCGATGGTCGATCGCATTACGCCGCGTCCGACGCCCGATGTGCGCGAGCGCGTGAAGGCCGCAACCGGCGTCGACGACGCGAGCCCGGTGATGGGCGAGGCCTTCATCCAGTGGGTCATCGAAGACCGTTTCGTCGCCGGACGGCCGGCCTGGGAGAAGGCCGGCGCGGAAATGGTCGAGTCGGTGCTGCCCTATGAGGAAGCGAAAATCCGCATCCTGAACGCGCCGCATAGCTGCATCGCGTGGGCGGGCACGCTGGTGGGCCTGAACTACATCCACGAAGGCACACTCGATGACGACATCCGCCAGTTCGCGTACGACTACGTGACCGAGGACGTGATTCCGTGTCTGAGCCCGAGTCCGCTCGATCTCGAACGTTATCGCGACGTGGTGCTCGAGCGCTTCAGCAATCCGCATATCCTCGATACGAATCAGCGTGTCGCCGCCGACGGCTTTTCGAAACTGCCCGGCTTCATCGCGCCGACGCTCGCCGAGTGCTTCGAGCGCGGCGTCACGCCGGCTGCGACCGCGGTGCTGCCCGCGCTGTTCTTCCGCTTTCTCGAACGCTGGCACACCGGCAAGCTGCCGTATGCGTATCAGGACGGCGTGATGGACGAGCGCGTCGCGCACGGCTTTTTCACCGCGCCCGATCCGCTGCGCGCATTCGCCGCCGACAAACTGCTGTGGGGCCGCATGGCGCAAACGCCCGAACTCGAAGCAGCGCTCGCCGGCGCGCTCGCGCGAGTCGACGCATGGCTCGCGAAACGCGGCGCGGCCTGA
- a CDS encoding alcohol dehydrogenase catalytic domain-containing protein, which translates to MTTQTDKQNMTAIVCHAPKDYRVEQVKKPSARAHELVIRIAACGICASDCKCHSGAKMFWGGPSPWVKAPVIPGHEFFGYVEELGEGAAEHFGVKKGERVIAEQIVPCGKCRYCKSGQYWMCEVHNIFGFQREVADGGMAEYMRIPPTAIVHKIPDGISLEDAAIIEPLACAIHTVNRGDLQLDDVVVIAGAGPLGLMMTQVAHLKTPKKLVVIDLVEERLALAREYGADVTINPQKDDALAIIRSLTDGYGCDVYIETTGAPIGVNQGMDLIRKLGRFVEFSVFGADTTLDWSVIGDRKELDVRGAHLGPYCYPIAIDLLARGLVTSKGIVTHGFSLEEWDDAIRIANSLDSIKVLLKPRG; encoded by the coding sequence ATGACGACTCAAACAGACAAGCAGAACATGACCGCCATCGTCTGTCATGCGCCGAAGGACTATCGCGTCGAACAGGTGAAAAAGCCCAGCGCCCGCGCGCATGAACTCGTGATCCGCATCGCCGCGTGCGGCATCTGCGCGAGCGATTGCAAATGTCATTCGGGCGCGAAGATGTTCTGGGGCGGCCCGAGCCCGTGGGTCAAAGCACCGGTGATTCCTGGCCATGAATTCTTCGGCTATGTCGAAGAACTCGGCGAAGGGGCGGCCGAACACTTCGGTGTGAAGAAAGGCGAGCGCGTGATCGCCGAGCAGATCGTGCCGTGCGGCAAGTGCCGCTATTGCAAATCCGGCCAGTACTGGATGTGCGAAGTGCACAACATCTTCGGCTTCCAGCGCGAAGTCGCGGACGGCGGCATGGCCGAATACATGCGCATTCCGCCGACCGCGATCGTCCACAAGATTCCCGACGGCATTTCACTCGAAGACGCGGCGATCATCGAGCCGCTCGCGTGCGCGATTCATACGGTCAATCGTGGCGATCTGCAGCTGGACGACGTGGTCGTGATCGCGGGCGCGGGTCCGCTCGGTCTGATGATGACGCAGGTCGCGCATCTGAAAACGCCGAAGAAGCTGGTCGTGATCGATCTCGTCGAAGAACGGTTGGCACTCGCGCGCGAATACGGCGCCGACGTGACGATCAATCCTCAGAAGGATGACGCGCTCGCGATCATCCGATCGCTGACTGACGGCTACGGCTGCGACGTCTATATTGAAACGACCGGTGCGCCGATCGGCGTCAATCAGGGGATGGACCTGATCCGCAAGCTCGGGCGCTTCGTCGAATTCTCGGTGTTCGGTGCCGATACCACGCTCGACTGGTCGGTGATCGGCGATCGCAAGGAACTGGACGTGCGCGGCGCGCATCTGGGGCCTTACTGCTATCCGATCGCGATCGATCTGCTGGCGCGCGGGCTCGTCACGTCGAAGGGCATCGTCACGCATGGCTTTTCGCTGGAAGAATGGGACGACGCGATCCGCATCGCGAATTCGCTCGATTCGATCAAGGTGCTGCTGAAGCCGCGTGGGTGA